A genome region from Cryptosporidium parvum Iowa II chromosome 8, whole genome shotgun sequence includes the following:
- a CDS encoding DNAJ like chaperone — RVFKSVYIVKMFFSSMPFDMGGGFDGRMGGRMSREVDNKKLYEILEVSQEATLSEIKKAYRRLAIKHHPDKGGDQEKFKEVSRAYEVLSDPEKRKIYDEYGEEGLEGGGGGADPVDLFDVIFGGGRRAGSRGGGKRRGEDLVTHLKVTLEQIYNGAVRKMAINKDTICADCEGVGGPKDAIQYCELCQGQGVRVQIRQIGPMVQQTQSPCNPCKGTGKTIPVTKQCKKCSGSGSVKERKVLEVNIDKGIPNHHKVTFHGEADEKQGEIPGDVVFVLDEQEHSVFKRKGGDLFIEKDITLVEALTGFKFIITHLDGRKLLVKSNPGDITKPSDIKCVNNEGMPTYKNPFVKGHLFVIINIIFPDKLDSKTQDLVKTLLPAPKALNVDEDDPSIEIHYTSNTKPSEVKDRIQKEAYQEDDEDGHHGGAERVSCRQQ, encoded by the coding sequence AGAGTATTCAAGAGTGTCTATATAGTAAAAATGTTTTTCTCTTCGATGCCATTTGATATGGGTGGAGGATTTGATGGAAGAATGGGTGGAAGGATGTCTCGCGAGGTTGATAACAAGAAATTATATGAGATCCTAGAAGTCAGCCAAGAGGCAACTTTAAGCGAGATTAAAAAGGCTTATCGTCGCCTTGCAATTAAACATCATCCTGATAAGGGTGGAGACCAGGAAAAATTTAAGGAGGTTAGCAGAGCATACGAAGTACTTAGCGATCCAGAAAAGAGAAAGATATACGATGAATACGGTGAGGAAGGATTAGAgggaggaggaggaggagcAGATCCAGTTGACTTATTTGATGTAATTTTCGGAGGTGGAAGACGCGCAGGCAGTAGAGGAGGTGGAAAGAGACGTGGCGAAGATTTGGTAACTCACCTCAAGGTCACTTTGGAACAGATTTACAACGGAGCAGTAAGAAAGATggcaataaataaagatacTATCTGTGCAGATTGTGAAGGTGTTGGTGGGCCGAAAGATGCCATCCAGTATTGTGAGCTTTGCCAAGGTCAAGGTGTCAGAGTGCAAATTAGACAAATTGGACCAATGGTTCAACAAACTCAGTCTCCTTGTAATCCTTGTAAAGGAACTGGTAAGACCATTCCAGTTACCAAGCAATGCAAGAAATGCAGCGGTAGCGGATCTGTGAAAGAACGAAAAGTTTTAGAGGTCAACATCGACAAGGGTATTCCAAATCATCATAAGGTTACTTTTCATGGAGAAGCAGACGAAAAGCAGGGCGAAATCCCAGGAGATGTAGTTTTTGTTCTAGATGAACAAGAACATTCTGTATTCAAAAGGAAAGGCGgtgatttatttattgaaaaggATATCACTCTTGTCGAGGCTTTGACCGgtttcaaatttatcattACTCATTTGGATGGTAGGAAACTCCTTGTTAAGTCAAATCCTGGAGATATTACTAAGCCAAGTGACATAAAGTGCGTAAACAATGAGGGAATGCCAACTTACAAGAATCCATTTGTTAAGGGCCATTTgtttgttattattaacattattTTCCCAGATAAGCTTGACAGCAAAACTCAAGATCTTGTCAAGACATTGCTTCCTGCTCCAAAAGCATTAAATGTTGATGAAGATGACCCATCAATTGAAATTCATTATACAAGTAATACCAAGCCATCTGAGGTCAAAGACCGCATCCAAAAAGAGGCGTATcaagaagatgatgagGATGGGCATCACGGAGGTGCTGAAAGAGTATCTTGCCGTCAACAATAA
- a CDS encoding membrane associated protein, signal peptide, transmembrane domain near C (transcripts identified by EST) has protein sequence MRILKILQIYTILCILLATEPSKATVSRSTLNCKYQLIPEFIDGLGYGNHELYYSETRGIRHEPENKIILNIRYESVISVSLERSFDSDLDFSYLQITQANNEKLVAEANLTWGVAGNNTRLFLRTKLIPSQYLIVIGSNFVKNEDDLEKIDNSYCSPINFEFGLTTPDIINSISSLSLNDPFKKPLINLSSDEKYEFINQIDDSFVVRTTPLGINYSSKLYKATILWSKLFVIPSSRSKEEKLLNLYIELGFKFSRMPLQLVIEPLRVEQAHRELESHQVSESLRSRVFFGTPIYNGQLFKENISQKSFRIVVIAPWMEHIPRFARFDLKIAVSFQTHSEKLSDEILSSQNVCNLPKLPTTIVQDGLYAEKFQDLRKPNAISSSYLLFGPKINLQGPFASLTFHTNHAINIKISRPSILYLLSYHDHSDIAIVLSRSPEISEEDEDLEFFSDDIFDSNDSTGYTTKPTLCTSKNLNHIGVTSKEMNLIYCKINEPGDYYLHIHSYKISETQNSVSLCTPFHFLLEIFPVSSNTSGCSHPINAHDFKLQISPNPNNKLKRNYITPDISTLSISSTVLGISKIHTQEFRVKDMSPTYLSIQIQIPEHPLSLVFINVLFNEKIWMTLTPHNIHNFFSSVGPLVAGTYKLQIFSAIPDNFDIYELECIKFDSKISLVQLLNFSGLETGSSSNNYKSSNDIYEEINSEENQFIKCQVFQMTLPQEIDLTHYLKGEEFILDGTYLVPLEEYELEGTNIHESEHFLKGTSASYSITLNLSHSSVLKASITNYPGLVIISAKKKNLTKIGPNDPTSFFAEFNKGTHDLIFEFDILEEGVDEKLEEGGCPTFRLHLSIISIEDLPIFPPLVLPELYKYVTEKKGSQSKQASEWSHTELFSISQDYLRKMLPESSLIFDLSKNMISIPNQDLNKHDRNLVHRRDLFEIREMVFWFSPFMQISMPLSSDLEEISLNLILEVYPAWIPITVRLFEGSETNPEKKSRHNFVKYNNIIHTGNKIEYSFPSIKEGKYKLLIQSKNQFTRLTMGRSALLKISGSIKPTLKNRLFSLRQELISIPDILPFQELPDSLNRIRFLSESHRGFVSTIMFNLKETKMTKLKVPENETHLLRILSEPTLISGYEFYVTIFKTKEDNKEIKSHPIFMSGKYGDTLALLSSGEYEIQFSPAPNNMPYLITFGLIKFNPVDYENFFRKNLSLSKGFNIELERYESVGVVGTGRIRGITESVEKGISKMTEKEMFGPKQKCHYYLEDFKISLNEENSPYFNSGIINICQGQIMTRSKLSTFSSSIHDLKLNVASSSIVYLQTHSDFLYSFYRIGIIVPEGFWVAEQRGTQSYLEVELTKGQYILRIESLNSFSSYEEHEILLFSIFVEVSPIDGSETAIESSMVIDNSLDLDKSKNKALSQSNINSKCHIPNGVPLPLDLTSIQGGSTVFGGPLDTNKPMFIFRSRITLTDIHNGRKKVFLELNKKLFPTFLRLSLSPVNFDISESPNMLEVLFTKINSTPINPIYTNVDSLLNSVEKVFKIDIDIIGSEHAGALNIPFWMTFTHKLDSINNRIPCMAFDIIMHTVSPQNKDIKFLNPPPFSTYADAWFSSVQSKLSSALSTNTLPQYIHLPPSNVVLSLNSNEFETDLLFDLKKISPGQALLIADLYYNPLLVSSKLTLYSEPDYSQNDENDKETSSEVELIKSSLLHFNGNISTPLYAMERITVILTAQKHLLECSIRSLPPFNLKSVPIMLGISLIPISHNISKNYPLIVSITPDPSVPIIAGQNLHLTIRLSTPLMDRKAPKRISKSIYIIGKSESGPEERVYPYNLHIFDAGYTVSLSYSYHEFSKIFSESQEQFSKRGFLVIDTNSMSPKNSASFYKVAPWIPVYLETKNKFLIEVSGYKANSVGWGNVVWDGDWNVFKQNNRQSQSSNIRGQNFIEKDSLQTVKLLDNPFSVSSNREYFHSSAHESDTNKLDRKVTYHQIDPTNVGNSEFEISEKESLQKILDSKRSTRKMLLFLIIVIACSIAILHSPIYTLLKNLIGYLVSKFTSSYRNKREYNLLGERNDFDFLNNAISDDEEQDFGEFDNNANNKRNVKHGCFSSPISDQKVIHISQSSPVNPKKSN, from the coding sequence ATGAGAATTCTTAAAATATTACAGATTTACACTATTCTATGTATTCTGCTTGCTACCGAGCCGTCTAAAGCAACAGTCTCAAGATCTACTCTCAATTGtaaatatcaattaattcCGGAATTTATTGATGGCCTTGGATATGGAAATCATGAATTGTATTATTCTGAAACTAGAGGAATTCGTCATGAACCAGAAAATaagattattttaaatattagaTATGAAAGTGTGATTTCTGTATCTTTAGAGAGGTCTTTTGACAGTGATTTAGACTTTTCCTATTTGCAAATTACTCAAGCAAATAATGAGAAATTAGTTGCTGAGGCAAACTTAACATGGGGAGTAGCAGGAAATAATACGAGGCTTTTTTTAAGGACCAAGTTAATTCCAtctcaatatttaatagtGATCGGTTCTAATTTTGTcaaaaatgaagatgattTAGAGAAAATTGATAATTCGTATTGCTCACCaatcaattttgaatttggtCTAACTACTCCTGATATTATAAATTCAATTAGCTCATTATCTCTCAATGATCCTTTTAAAAAGCctcttattaatttgagCTCAGATGAGAAATACGAATTCATAAATCAAATTGATGATTCTTTTGTGGTAAGAACAACCCCATTAGGAATAAACTATTCAAGTAAGCTTTACAAAGCTACTATTTTATGGTCAAAACTTTTTGTTATTCCATCCTCAAGGtcaaaagaagaaaagctGCTTAATTTGTACATTGAGCTTGgttttaaattttctaGAATGCCATTACAATTAGTTATTGAACCTTTAAGAGTTGAGCAGGCTCATCGCGAATTAGAGAGTCATCAAGTTAGCGAAAGTCTTCGTAGCAGGGTATTTTTTGGAACTCCAATTTACAATGGCCAGCTGTTTAAGGAAAACATATCTCAGAAGTCATTTCGAATTGTAGTTATTGCGCCTTGGATGGAACACATTCCTCGCTTTGCAAGATTTGATCTTAAGATAGCAGTTTCTTTCCAAACACATTCAGAAAAGCTTTCTGACGAGATTCTTTCCAGCCAAAATGTCTGTAATCTACCAAAATTACCAACAACAATTGTACAAGATGGGCTATATGCTGAAAAGTTTCAAGATTTGAGAAAGCCCAATGCTATTTCGTCAAGCTACCTATTGTTTGGcccaaaaattaatttacaGGGACCATTCGCGTCCTTAACATTTCATACCAACCATgctattaatatcaaaatttctAGGCCTAGCatactttatttattatccTATCATGATCACTCTGATATAGCCATAGTCCTATCAAGGTCACCTGAGATCTcagaagaagatgaagatcttgaatttttctCCGACGATATCTTTGATTCAAACGATTCCACTGGCTATACCACTAAACCTACTCTCTGCACTTCAAAAAACCTGAACCATATTGGGGTAACCTCAAAGGAAATGAATCTTATATATTGCAAAATTAACGAGCCAGGAGATTACTATCTGCACATTCACAGCTACAAGATCAGTGAAACCCAGAATTCTGTTTCTCTTTGCACTccatttcattttcttcttgaaATATTCCCTGTTTCATCTAATACCAGTGGTTGCTCACATCCAATTAATGCGCACGACTTTAAGTTGCAGATATCCCCGAAcccaaataataaattaaaaaggaACTATATTACTCCTGATATCTCTACTTTGTCAATTAGTTCCACAGTTTTAGGTATCTCAAAAATACATACACAAGAATTTCGTGTAAAGGATATGTCTCCAACTTATTTGTCAattcaaatacaaattcCTGAGCATCCTCTTTCACTGGTATTCATTAATGTCTTATTCAATGAGAAAATATGGATGACACTAACTCCACATAATATTCACAACTTCTTTTCATCAGTTGGGCCATTAGTCGCTGGAACTTataaattacaaattttttcAGCTATCCCAGATAACTTTGACATTTATGAATTGGAATGCATCAAATTTGATAGTAAAATTTCTCTAGTTCAACTGTTAAATTTTAGTGGATTAGAGACAGGATCTAGTAGTAATAACTACAAATCTTCCAATGATATTTAcgaagaaattaattctgaAGAAAACCAGTTCATTAAGTGCCAAGTATTTCAAATGACGCTTCCACAAGAGATAGACCTAACTCATTACTTAAAAGGAGAAGAATTCATACTAGATGGAACGTACTTAGTTCCTCTTGAGGAATACGAATTAGAAGGCACTAACATTCATGAATCTGAACACTTTCTTAAGGGAACATCTGCGTCATATTCTATTACTCTTAATCTCTCTCATTCAAGTGTTTTAAAAGCTTCCATTACAAATTATCCTGGACTAGTAATAATTTCagctaaaaaaaaaaatctaacAAAAATTGGCCCAAATGATCCAACCTCATTTTTTgctgaatttaataaaggTACTCATGATCTTATATTTGAGTTTGACATTCTTGAAGAAGGAGTAGATGAGAAACTTGAAGAAGGTGGATGCCCCACATTTCGCCTACATTTgtcaattatttcaattgaGGATCTTCCTATATTCCCTCCATTGGTACTACCTGAGCTTTACAAGTATGTTACGGAAAAAAAAGGTTCTCAATCAAAACAAGCATCAGAATGGAGTCATACTGAACTATTTTCAATCTCCCAAGACTATTTAAGAAAGATGCTTCCAGAAAGCTCACTAATTTTTGACCTTTCAAAGAACATGATTTCTATTCCGAATCAAGATTTGAATAAACATGATAGGAATTTGGTTCATAGAAGAGATTTATTTGAGATACGAGAAATGGTCTTTTGGTTCTCTCCTTTCATGCAAATTTCAATGCCTTTAAGTTCAGATTTGGAGGAAATTAGTTTAAATCTGATTCTTGAAGTTTATCCTGCATGGATACCTATTACAGTTCGACTTTTTGAGGGAAGCGAAACAAACCCTGAAAAGAAATCAAGACataattttgttaaatataataatattatacaTACTGGAAACAAAATTGAGTATTCTTTCCCAAGCATTAAGGAAGGAAAGTATAAGCTATTAATTCAATCTAAAAATCAGTTCACAAGATTAACAATGGGAAGATCTGCATTACTTAAAATAAGTGGGTCTATCAAGCCTACTTTGAAGAATAGACTATTTTCTTTGAGGCAGGAGCTTATTAGTATTCCTGATATACTTCCTTTCCAAGAATTACCAGATTCACTTAATCGAATTAGATTCTTATCAGAGTCTCACAGAGGGTTTGTGAGTACTATAATGTTTAACttaaaagaaacaaaaatgaCTAAACTGAAAGTTCCTGAAAACGAAACTCACTTGCTTAGAATCCTTTCCGAACCAACACTTATTTCAGGATATGAATTTTATGTGacaatatttaaaactaaagaagataataaagaaataaagagCCATCCAATTTTTATGTCTGGAAAGTATGGAGATACTTTAGCACTACTTTCATCCGGTGAATATGAGATTCAATTTTCACCTGCTCCAAATAATATGCCTTATTTAATTACTTTTGGGTTGATTAAGTTCAATCCTGTAGATTATGAAAATTTCTTCAGAAAAAATCTATCTCTCTCGAAAGGTTTTAACATTGAACTAGAAAGATATGAAAGTGTTGGAGTGGTTGGTACCGGAAGGATTAGAGGTATTACAGAATCTGTAGAAAAAGGAATATCAAAAATGACTGAAAAGGAAATGTTTGGACCAAAACAGAAATGCCATTATTATCTGGAGGATTTTAAGATCAGTCTAAATGAAGAGAATAGTCCTTACTTTAACTCtggaataattaatatctGCCAAGGACAAATTATGACTAGAAGTAAACTTTCAACCTTTTCAAGTAGTATTCatgatttgaaattaaatgtggcatcatcttcaatagTTTACCTACAGACTCACTCtgattttctttattcattttataGGATTGGAATAATTGTCCCTGAAGGATTTTGGGTAGCAGAACAAAGAGGAACTCAGAGCTATTTGGAAGTGGAACTCACGAAAGGCCAATATATACTTCGAATAGAGTCGctaaattcattttcaagcTATGAAGAGcatgaaatattattattttcaattttcgTTGAAGTATCACCAATTGATGGCTCAGAGACAGCTATAGAATCTTCTATGGTAATTGATAATTCATTAGACTTAGATAAAAGCAAAAATAAAGCCTTATCTCAGTCAAATATCAATTCTAAGTGTCACATACCTAATGGAGTGCCATTGCCACTCGATTTAACGAGTATACAGGGTGGAAGCACAGTATTTGGTGGCCCATTGGATACAAATAAGCCAatgtttatttttagatCAAGAATCACACTTACAGATATTCACAATGGTAGGAAGAAAGTGTTCCTTGAActtaacaaaaaattatttcctACATTCTTAAGACTCTCATTGAGTCCTGTAAACTTTGATATTTCTGAGTCTCCGAATATGCTCGAAGTTTTGTTCACTAAAATAAACTCTACACCAATAAATCCTATATACACTAATGTGGATTCACTCCTGAATTCCGTTGAGAAGGTTTTTAAGATCgatattgatattattggaagCGAGCATGCAGGAGCCTTAAACATTCCTTTTTGGATGACCTTCACTCACAAACttgattcaataaataacaGGATTCCATGTATGGCATTTGACATTATTATGCATACAGTTTCTCCacaaaataaagatattaagTTTCTAAATCCTCCTCCATTTAGCACATATGCAGATGCATGGTTTAGCTCAGTGCAAAGCAAATTGAGTAGTGCTCTTTCAACAAACACTCTACCTCAATATATACATCTTCCCCCATCAAATGTTGtactttctttaaattcGAATGAGTTTGAAACTGACCTTCTATTCGACTTAAAAAAGATCTCTCCTGGTCAGGCCTTGCTAATTGCAGACTTATATTACAATCCTCTTCTTGTATCATCTAAATTAACACTTTATTCCGAACCAGATTACTCTCagaatgatgaaaatgataaagaaaCATCTTCAGAagttgaattaattaagtCCAGTCTACTGCATTTTAATGGAAACATTTCTACACCTTTATACGCAATGGAAAGAATTACGGTTATTCTCACGGCTCAAAAGCATCTTTTGGAATGCTCTATTAGAAGCCTCCCTCCTTTTAACCTTAAAAGCGTACCAATTATGTTAGGAATTTCACTAATTCCAATTAGtcataatatttcaaagaacTACCCACTCATTGTTTCTATCACGCCAGATCCTTCAGTACCAATCATAGCAGGGCAAAACCTTCATCTGACAATTCGATTGTCTACACCTCTAATGGATAGGAAAGCTCCCAAAAGAATTTCCAAATCGATTTACATCATTGGAAAGTCGGAAAGTGGTCCAGAAGAACGTGTATATCCTTATAATTTACATATTTTTGATGCTGGGTATACAGTTTCACTATCATATAGTTATCATGAATTTTCGAAAATCTTTTCAGAAAGTCAGGAGCAATTCTCTAAACGTGGATTTCTTGTAATTGATACTAATAGCATGTCTCCCAAGAATTCTGCTTCATTTTATAAGGTTGCGCCATGGATACCCGTATATTTAGAGACCAAAAACAAATTCTTGATTGAAGTATCGGGTTATAAGGCGAACTCGGTAGGATGGGGTAATGTAGTTTGGGATGGAGATTGGAATGTTTTTAAGCAAAATAATAGACAATCCCAATCATCAAATATTAGAGGTCAAAactttattgaaaaagattCTCTTCAAACAGTAAAACTACTCGACAATCCATTCAGTGTGTCTTCTAATCGAGAGTATTTTCACAGCTCTGCTCACGAATCAGATACTAATAAGTTAGATAGAAAAGTGACATATCACCAAATTGATCCAACTAACGTTGGCAACTCCGAGTTTgaaatttctgaaaaagaGTCACTACAAAAAATCCttgattcaaaaagatCTACAAGAAAAATGTTGCTATTCCTAATCATTGTAATTGCGTGCTCAATAGCAATTTTACATTCTCCTATCTATACGCTCctgaagaatttgattgGTTATTTGGTTTCTAAATTCACTTCTAGTTACAGAAATAAGAGGGAGTATAATTTATTAGGAGAAAGGAACGACTTTGACTTTCTGAATAATGCTATAAGCGATGATGAGGAACAAGATTTTGgagaatttgataataatgcAAATAATAAGCGTAATGTTAAACACGGCTGTTTTTCCAGCCCTATTAGCGATCAAAAAGTAATACACATTTCACAATCATCTCCTGtaaatccaaaaaaatcaaattaa
- a CDS encoding Sec14'Sec14', with the protein MTNSPSPKHQTPHSNSPTHHGHTIKEDRLAKYRNGREKDLTVTKYRPLEVVNFNPPIDAIRHGFGENGMRYIFGDLPLDEFEEGKIREMHTYLKSRHVSLKNTAFCDNHLLLRYLQGNEYDFVKAWDDIKRHVRWRQNFRMIEDRNKLEKLLRNGYCYIHGRDKLLRPIIVFRAKAFLDGEEPDNIIHVVYYWFEFVITNMLAWNRVEQWRVIMDLQDVTFYNAPISLLKDIATNLQRNYRGYLAQMSFINAPIIFWGLWQAISLVLPQSTRDKITLCTSDYKSELLKWINPNQLEKKYHGTASDVNSFREPVLPPLH; encoded by the coding sequence atgaCGAACTCTCCATCTCCAAAGCATCAAACCCCACATTCTAATAGCCCGACTCACCATGGGCATACTATTAAAGAAGACCGTTTGGcaaaatatagaaatgGAAGAGAGAAAGATTTAACAGTGACGAAATATAGACCATTAGAAGTGGTAAACTTTAATCCTCCAATAGATGCCATTAGACATGGATTTGGAGAGAATGGGATGAGATATATTTTCGGAGATCTTCCTTTGGATGAATTTGAGGAAGGAAAGATTAGAGAAATGCATACATATCTCAAGTCTAGGCAtgtttcattaaaaaatacCGCTTTTTGTGATAATCATCTTTTATTAAGGTACTTACAAGGTAATGAGTACGATTTCGTAAAAGCATGGGATGATATTAAGCGTCACGTTAGGTGGAGACAAAACTTTAGAATGATTGAAGATAGGAATAAATTAGAGAAGCTACTAAGGAATGGGTACTGTTATATTCATGGAAGAGACAAATTGTTAAGACCAATCATAGTTTTTAGAGCTAAAGCTTTTTTAGATGGGGAAGAACCTGACAATATAATTCATGTAGTTTATTATTGGTTCGAGTTTGTAATAACAAATATGCTAGCATGGAACAGAGTTGAGCAGTGGAGAGTTATCATGGATCTCCAAGATGTAACTTTTTACAATGCGCCTATTTCACTTCTCAAGGATATTGCAACAAATCTCCAAAGGAACTACAGAGGTTATCTCGCCCAGATGTCGTTTATCAACGCTCCAATCATATTTTGGGGATTATGGCAAGCAATTAGTTTGGTTTTACCCCAGTCTACTAGAGATAAAATAACATTATGTACCTCAGATTATAAATCCGAGCTTCTGAAGTGGATAAACCCGAACCAActtgaaaaaaagtatCATGGAACTGCTTCTGATGTAAATTCATTCAGAGAGCCTGTATTGCCTCCTTTGCATTAA
- a CDS encoding Ubc6p like ubiquiting conjugating enzyme E2, possible transmembrane domain at C: protein ILIFYIIASKRTVKGIRRYNWIKESDFSLDPKMHQTGARGVGSSGITSVQCLSRILREYREIQKEPSSYWCAFPINMDEPYEWHFTIKGPAGTEFEGGMYHGRIILPHSYPFSPPSLMMLTGNGRFEVGKKVCLSASNYHPELWQPAWGIRTMLDALHAFFPTPGEGAIHSLDWSPEIRKKLAKDSVNWHCNTCQETNLEALSRLSPEDQDTASKESLTHSENPLIQHINNCINESKAVEKDKKKNKETEKISDKDDEYDNTENSQKSDIYESSSLDITNKDESSSLSNEGQPSSRSFSPTQHLGTVVIPPNRLPPKISQQSIAWSFLLVKKPSNILEGVATLIDLFIGILLITIFILFVRLFSTFIL, encoded by the coding sequence atactaatattttatattattgcaAGTAAGAGAACAGTTAAAGGGATTCGAAGGTACAATTGGATTAAAGAAAGCGATTTTTCTTTGGATCCTAAGATGCATCAAACAGGAGCAAGGGGAGTAGGTAGTTCTGGAATTACATCTGTTCAATGCTTGAGTAGGATTCTGCGAGAATATAGAGAAATACAGAAAGAGCCTAGCTCTTACTGGTGTGCGTTTCCAATAAATATGGATGAGCCGTATGAGTGGCATTTTACTATTAAGGGACCGGCAGGAACCGAGTTTGAAGGAGGAATGTATCATGGGAGAATCATATTGCCTCACTCGTATCCATTTTCGCCTCCATCTTTAATGATGCTAACGGGAAATGGTCGCTTTGAAGTTGGGAAAAAAGTATGTCTTAGTGCTAGCAATTACCACCCTGAACTTTGGCAACCTGCTTGGGGGATCAGAACAATGTTAGATGCTTTGCACGCCTTCTTTCCAACGCCAGGAGAAGGAGCAATACATTCTTTAGATTGGAGTCCTGAGATTAGGAAGAAGTTGGCTAAAGATAGCGTTAATTGGCATTGTAACACTTGTCAGGAAACGAATTTGGAAGCTCTTTCTCGTCTATCTCCCGAAGATCAAGATACTGCTTCTAAAGAATCTTTAACTCATAGTGAAAATCCATTAATCCAACACATTAATAACTGTATAAATGAATCAAAAGCTGTTGAAAaggataaaaaaaagaataaagaaaCTGAAAAAATCTCAGATAAAGATGATGAATACGACAACACTGAGAATAGCCAGAAATCAGATATATATGAATCAAGTAGTTTGgatattacaaataaagatgaatCCTCCAGCTTAAGTAATGAGGGCCAGCCAAGTTCAAGGTCCTTTTCACCAACTCAACACTTAGGGACTGTTGTAATCCCTCCAAATAGACTTCCTCCGAAGATTTCCCAGCAGAGCATTGCTTGGAGCTTTTTACTTGTAAAAAAGCCTTCAAATATTCTCGAAGGAGTGGCAACTTTAATCGATTTATTCATTGGTATTTTACTTATCACAATATTTATACTTTTTGTCAGATTATTTTCTACGTTTATCTTATAG
- a CDS encoding hypothetical protein (similar to gi:19114368) codes for VQKNFKVLNQSLRVQLEQTLLNKEHALNKSRPNANSLNFIGIDFLRDKVDPMLMYELSKDIYDDSDSFVSLLKEIISSKSITDPNLNSVSSSLLSKGKKTVNNVDRRASKGRKIRYVPIPKLENFMASSPSLYSNSYLPGADNEEFVDCIMKSLLLA; via the coding sequence gTTCAAAAAAACTTCAAAGTACTCAACCAGTCTCTAAGGGTTCAGTTAGAGCAAacattattgaataaagaACATGCGCTAAATAAGTCACGCCCTAATGCTAATTCTCTAAACTTTATAGGAATCGATTTCTTGAGAGATAAAGTAGATCCAATGTTAATGTATGAACTGAGCAAGGATATTTACGATGATTCAGACTCATTTGTTTCATTACTCAaggaaattatttcttcaaagTCAATCACTGATCCTAATTTAAACTCTGTTTCCTCGTCACTACTCAGCAAGGGGAAAAAGACAGTTAACAACGTAGATAGAAGAGCTTCAAAGGGAAGAAAGATAAGATATGTTCCTATTCCTAAATTGGAAAATTTCATGGCTTCATCTCCATCTCTATATTCGAACTCCTACCTTCCAGGCGCagataatgaagaatttgtcGACTGCATAATGAAGTCATTATTACTAGCATAG